One genomic window of Meiothermus cerbereus DSM 11376 includes the following:
- a CDS encoding DnaJ C-terminal domain-containing protein, producing the protein MAYKDYYNILGVSKNASEDEIKKAFKKLARKYHPDVSKEPGAEEKFKEINEAYTVLSDPEKRRYYDTYGTDAGSAGWQGPPPGQGGFGGFSGNVGDFSDFFQQLFGNLGGTGVQGGFAGFGDLFEQAPRRGRGSRVASDLEAELPLGLEEAYKGGEKTISIGSERLTVRIPAGVRDGQKIRLAGKGRAGGDLYLNVKLQSRPDMRLEGDDIYTVVDVPAPIAVVGGKVRVQTLDGPVEITIPKRTQTGRKLRLTGKGWPRKDKSRGDQYAEVRVTIPTHPSPEEERLYAQLAELSKAH; encoded by the coding sequence ATGGCCTACAAAGACTATTACAATATCCTTGGAGTTTCTAAAAACGCCTCCGAAGACGAGATAAAGAAGGCGTTTAAGAAGCTGGCTCGCAAGTATCACCCGGATGTGAGCAAAGAGCCGGGGGCCGAAGAGAAGTTTAAAGAGATTAACGAAGCCTACACGGTTCTGTCCGACCCGGAAAAGCGCCGCTACTACGACACCTACGGCACAGATGCCGGTAGTGCAGGCTGGCAGGGCCCCCCGCCAGGCCAGGGTGGATTTGGGGGCTTTAGCGGGAATGTAGGGGATTTCTCCGACTTCTTCCAGCAGCTCTTTGGCAACCTGGGCGGCACCGGCGTTCAGGGCGGCTTTGCTGGCTTTGGCGACCTGTTTGAGCAGGCTCCGCGCCGCGGCCGGGGTTCGCGGGTGGCCAGCGACCTCGAGGCCGAACTACCCCTGGGCCTCGAGGAGGCCTACAAGGGCGGCGAAAAAACCATTTCCATTGGTTCTGAGCGCCTGACCGTGCGCATTCCAGCGGGGGTGCGGGATGGCCAGAAGATTCGTCTGGCCGGAAAAGGGCGTGCGGGGGGCGACCTGTACCTGAACGTCAAGCTGCAATCCAGGCCCGATATGCGCCTGGAGGGCGACGACATCTACACCGTTGTGGACGTGCCGGCACCCATTGCGGTGGTAGGGGGCAAGGTGCGGGTGCAGACCCTCGACGGCCCGGTAGAAATCACCATTCCCAAGCGAACCCAAACCGGACGCAAGCTGCGCCTGACCGGCAAAGGCTGGCCGCGCAAAGACAAAAGCCGGGGGGATCAGTACGCCGAGGTTCGCGTGACCATTCCGACCCACCCCAGCCCCGAAGAAGAGCGCCTGTATGCCCAGCTGGCCGAGCTGAGCAAAGCCCACTAA
- a CDS encoding alanyl-tRNA editing protein: MRGYWEQPYASEFEARVVRAWSIGGQHYAVLDHTLFYPTSGGQACDTGSLGGVAVLEVLEEAKASGNIIHRLESPLSEGQSVVGKLDWARRYRHMQRHTAEHMLGQAFLRAAGWNVVAVNMSSPVCTMDFDGEPSEAVVRQAEALANWAVYANTVVRSYFIEDKDIPDHGLRRAPKVTGTIRVVEIEGWDKVACGGLHVARTGEAGPIKITRFERYKGGTRIYFVAGWEALELFDQEHRLLARLGEKFSSSPLELEKPIGNLREEWYRVRAENTALKDELAERIMRELLAEFPSLTMAAQVPHTVLEMVGKRLAEWPGVLALLVAQAEDKARYVLLKHPTRSEDLQAIWEQALKPLGARGGGALVKLGVLPLAALPKALEAFKAIAQ; the protein is encoded by the coding sequence GTGCGCGGCTACTGGGAACAACCTTACGCCAGTGAGTTCGAGGCCCGGGTGGTGCGGGCCTGGAGCATAGGCGGGCAGCACTACGCGGTGCTCGACCACACCCTCTTTTACCCCACCTCGGGCGGCCAGGCCTGCGATACTGGCAGCCTGGGGGGGGTGGCGGTGCTGGAGGTGCTCGAGGAAGCCAAGGCCAGCGGCAACATCATTCACCGCCTGGAAAGCCCCCTCTCCGAAGGGCAGAGCGTGGTGGGCAAGCTCGACTGGGCCCGGCGTTACCGGCACATGCAGCGCCACACTGCCGAACACATGCTAGGCCAGGCTTTTTTGCGGGCCGCGGGCTGGAACGTGGTGGCGGTCAACATGAGCAGTCCGGTCTGCACCATGGACTTTGATGGCGAGCCCAGCGAGGCCGTGGTTCGGCAAGCCGAGGCCCTGGCCAACTGGGCAGTGTATGCCAATACGGTGGTTCGCTCCTATTTCATCGAAGATAAAGATATTCCAGACCACGGCCTGCGCCGCGCTCCCAAGGTGACTGGAACCATCCGGGTGGTGGAGATAGAAGGCTGGGACAAAGTGGCCTGCGGCGGCCTGCACGTGGCCCGCACGGGCGAAGCCGGCCCCATCAAAATAACCCGCTTCGAGCGCTACAAAGGCGGCACACGCATCTACTTTGTGGCGGGCTGGGAGGCCCTCGAGCTTTTCGACCAGGAGCACCGCCTGCTGGCCCGCCTGGGCGAGAAGTTTAGCTCGAGTCCCCTTGAACTGGAAAAGCCCATCGGCAACCTACGCGAGGAGTGGTACAGGGTACGGGCCGAAAACACCGCCCTCAAAGACGAGCTGGCCGAGCGCATCATGCGCGAGCTGCTGGCTGAGTTCCCCAGCCTGACCATGGCCGCCCAGGTTCCCCACACGGTGCTGGAGATGGTGGGCAAGCGCCTGGCCGAGTGGCCGGGGGTACTGGCCCTGCTGGTTGCCCAGGCCGAGGACAAAGCCCGCTACGTACTGCTCAAACACCCCACCCGCTCTGAGGACCTGCAAGCCATCTGGGAGCAAGCCCTAAAACCCCTGGGGGCCAGGGGCGGGGGGGCTCTGGTCAAGCTGGGGGTGCTGCCCCTGGCCGCACTGCCCAAAGCCCTCGAGGCCTTCAAAGCCATCGCGCAGTGA
- a CDS encoding nucleotide exchange factor GrpE produces the protein MENKETAVESPEVQNDIPEVERLKGEVEFLKAELEASKNKFLRLYADFENYKKRMLHELEAAQRSGRFDAVRALLGTLDDLERALGFASVKPEDLIPGVRSVLENFARNLKSLGVEPVPGAGAEFDPRYHEAIGAVEGEEGKVVHVYQQGFKYGDLLVRPARVVVGNGAKPEGAEDQKPGAESS, from the coding sequence ATGGAGAACAAAGAGACTGCGGTCGAATCCCCAGAGGTACAAAACGATATACCCGAAGTGGAGCGCCTCAAGGGCGAAGTGGAGTTTTTGAAGGCGGAGCTCGAGGCCTCCAAGAACAAATTCCTGCGCCTGTACGCCGACTTTGAAAACTACAAGAAGCGCATGCTGCACGAGCTTGAAGCCGCCCAACGCAGCGGTAGGTTCGATGCCGTACGGGCACTTTTGGGAACCCTGGACGACCTCGAGCGGGCTTTGGGTTTTGCCAGCGTGAAGCCCGAAGATCTGATTCCGGGTGTCAGGAGCGTGCTGGAAAACTTTGCCCGTAACCTCAAAAGCCTCGGTGTCGAGCCGGTGCCGGGGGCGGGCGCCGAGTTTGACCCGCGCTACCACGAGGCCATCGGAGCCGTAGAGGGCGAAGAGGGCAAGGTGGTGCACGTCTACCAGCAGGGCTTCAAGTATGGCGACCTGCTGGTGCGGCCTGCGCGGGTGGTGGTTGGCAACGGTGCTAAGCCCGAGGGGGCTGAAGACCAGAAACCGGGTGCTGAAAGCAGTTAG
- the dnaK gene encoding molecular chaperone DnaK — protein MAKAVGIDLGTTNSVIAIMEGGSPVVLENAEGERTTPSVVAYKGNDQLVGRVARRQAVLNPEGTVFEIKRFIGRRWEEVQDEAKRVPYKVVKGPDGGVRVDIAGKLYTPEEISAMILRKLVDDASKKLGEKITKAVITVPAYFNNAQREATANAGKIAGLEVLRIVNEPTAAALAYGLDKKGHETVLVFDLGGGTFDVTVLEIGDGVFEVKSTAGDTHLGGSDFDHTIVNWLAEEFKKESGGVDLKADRQALQRLIEAAEKAKIELSAVTETTISLPFIGLDPVSKTPLHLERKLTRAKFEELIQPLLKKIRGPVEQALRDAGLNASQIDEVLLVGGSTRVPAVQQIVKEMLGKEPNRSVNPDEVVALGAAVQAGVLTGQVEDVVLLDVTPLSLGVETKGGVCTVLIPRNTTVPTRKSEIFTTAEHNQPSVEIHVLQGERPMAADNKSLGRFRLDGIPPMPAGMPQIEVTFDIDANGILHVTAKEKSSGKEASITIQNTTTLSEQEIERMVKEAEANAEADRKRKEHAELKNNLDTARIQAERVMSEKESTPEAKSRLEAAVSKAKSLVDTDGSDAELRQATEELLAALQAYEQASAVGAGSQAQGSTPKSDDVIDADYKPAD, from the coding sequence ATGGCAAAAGCCGTAGGAATTGACTTAGGAACGACCAATAGCGTAATCGCCATCATGGAAGGTGGTAGCCCGGTGGTGCTGGAAAACGCCGAAGGCGAGCGCACCACCCCAAGTGTGGTGGCCTACAAGGGGAACGACCAGCTGGTAGGCCGGGTGGCCCGTCGCCAGGCCGTGCTTAACCCCGAGGGCACCGTGTTCGAGATTAAGCGCTTCATTGGGCGCCGGTGGGAAGAGGTGCAGGATGAAGCCAAGCGGGTGCCCTATAAGGTGGTTAAGGGCCCCGACGGTGGGGTTCGGGTAGACATTGCAGGCAAGCTGTACACCCCCGAAGAAATATCGGCCATGATTCTGCGCAAGCTGGTAGATGACGCCTCTAAGAAGCTGGGCGAGAAGATTACCAAGGCGGTCATTACCGTACCGGCCTACTTCAACAACGCCCAGCGCGAGGCCACCGCCAACGCGGGTAAGATTGCCGGCCTCGAGGTCTTGCGCATCGTCAACGAGCCCACTGCCGCCGCACTGGCTTACGGGCTGGATAAGAAAGGCCACGAGACCGTGCTGGTCTTCGACCTGGGGGGCGGTACCTTCGATGTGACGGTGCTGGAGATTGGCGATGGTGTTTTTGAAGTCAAATCGACTGCGGGGGATACCCACCTGGGTGGCTCCGACTTTGACCACACAATCGTGAACTGGCTGGCCGAGGAGTTCAAGAAGGAGTCGGGCGGGGTGGATCTAAAGGCCGACCGGCAGGCCCTGCAGCGCCTGATTGAGGCAGCCGAGAAGGCCAAAATTGAGCTCTCGGCGGTGACCGAGACCACCATCAGCCTGCCCTTCATCGGCCTCGACCCGGTCTCCAAGACCCCTTTGCACCTCGAGCGTAAGCTCACCCGGGCCAAGTTCGAGGAGCTGATTCAGCCCCTGCTGAAGAAAATTCGCGGTCCGGTGGAGCAAGCCCTGCGCGATGCGGGCCTGAATGCCAGCCAGATTGACGAGGTGCTGCTGGTGGGTGGTTCTACCCGTGTGCCGGCGGTGCAGCAGATTGTGAAAGAGATGCTGGGCAAGGAGCCCAACCGCAGCGTCAACCCCGACGAGGTGGTGGCCCTGGGTGCTGCGGTGCAGGCCGGTGTGCTGACCGGGCAGGTGGAAGATGTGGTGCTGCTGGACGTAACCCCGCTCTCGCTGGGTGTGGAAACCAAAGGTGGAGTCTGCACGGTGCTGATTCCACGCAACACCACCGTGCCGACCCGCAAGTCGGAAATCTTCACCACCGCCGAGCACAACCAGCCCTCGGTGGAGATCCACGTGCTGCAGGGTGAGCGCCCCATGGCCGCCGACAACAAGAGCCTGGGCCGCTTCCGCCTGGACGGCATCCCGCCCATGCCTGCTGGCATGCCCCAAATTGAAGTCACCTTCGATATTGACGCCAACGGCATCTTGCACGTAACTGCTAAAGAGAAGTCCAGCGGTAAGGAAGCTTCCATCACCATCCAGAACACCACCACCCTCTCCGAGCAGGAGATCGAGCGGATGGTCAAGGAAGCCGAGGCCAACGCCGAAGCCGACCGCAAACGTAAAGAGCACGCTGAACTCAAGAACAACCTTGATACCGCGCGCATCCAGGCTGAGCGGGTGATGAGCGAGAAGGAAAGCACCCCCGAGGCCAAGAGCCGCCTCGAGGCCGCTGTGAGCAAGGCCAAGTCCCTGGTGGATACCGACGGTTCCGACGCTGAGTTGCGCCAGGCTACCGAGGAGTTGCTGGCGGCGCTGCAGGCCTACGAGCAGGCTTCGGCAGTGGGTGCAGGTAGCCAGGCCCAGGGCAGCACCCCCAAGTCCGATGACGTGATTGATGCCGACTACAAACCGGCTGACTAA
- the ftsH gene encoding ATP-dependent zinc metalloprotease FtsH, with translation MNRLPLNLWFILLAAIVIAWAFSLTANQQPANQVAYTTFLNEIDQGRVAKIAVDGRQLSITRREDGDQYITFAPGPVDTSTIREWGEKKIQVEIAAPKRENPLLGFLVPLLLIGLLIGIFIFFSRNRGPSGDNAFSFTKSRAKVLTEAPKTSFKDVAGCEEAKEELKEIVEFLKAPGRFHEMGARIPKGVLLVGPPGSGKTHIARAVAGEAKVPFIAASGSDFVEMFVGVGAARVRDLFETAKRHAPCIIFIDEIDAVGRRRGGGMGGGNDEREQTLNQLLVELDGFEKDTSIIIMAATNRPDVLDPALLRPGRFDRQVAIDAPDVRGREQILKIHAKGKPLAEDVDLALLAKRTPGFVGADLENLLNEAALLAARDGRKKITMKDLEEAADRVVMGPAKKSMVITQKDREVTAYHEAGHALAAHFLEHADNVHKVTIVPRGRAMGFMMPSRQDTLHWSKKRLTDQIAVALAGRVAEELIFDDVTTGAENDFRQATDLARRMITEWGMHPDFGMVAYQVREDTYLGGYDTRQYSEDTARRIDEAVQKLLQEQHDRILHLLTEKREVLERVARVLLERETLNAEEFVRVVEGQELESLEASGEPPKDKEEKEPPRVVPKIKPNLGGA, from the coding sequence ATGAACCGCCTGCCGCTCAACTTATGGTTTATCTTACTTGCTGCTATTGTGATTGCCTGGGCCTTTAGCCTGACCGCCAATCAGCAGCCCGCCAATCAGGTGGCCTATACCACTTTTCTTAACGAAATTGACCAGGGTCGGGTAGCTAAAATTGCGGTAGATGGACGGCAGCTAAGCATAACCCGCCGGGAAGACGGCGACCAGTACATCACCTTTGCGCCAGGCCCGGTTGACACCAGCACCATTCGCGAATGGGGAGAAAAGAAAATCCAGGTAGAGATTGCTGCACCCAAACGAGAAAATCCCTTGCTTGGCTTCCTTGTTCCGCTTTTGCTCATCGGTTTATTAATAGGCATTTTCATCTTCTTTTCCCGCAACCGTGGCCCTTCGGGCGACAACGCCTTTAGCTTCACCAAGAGCCGGGCCAAGGTGCTGACCGAAGCACCCAAAACCAGCTTTAAAGACGTGGCCGGGTGCGAGGAGGCCAAAGAGGAACTCAAAGAAATCGTGGAGTTTCTCAAAGCCCCGGGCCGCTTTCACGAGATGGGGGCCCGCATCCCCAAAGGGGTGCTGCTGGTTGGACCGCCGGGCTCAGGCAAAACCCACATTGCGCGGGCGGTGGCGGGTGAGGCCAAAGTGCCCTTTATCGCCGCTTCGGGCTCGGACTTTGTAGAGATGTTCGTGGGGGTGGGGGCAGCCCGGGTACGCGACCTGTTCGAGACCGCCAAACGCCACGCCCCCTGCATCATCTTTATCGATGAGATTGACGCCGTGGGCCGCCGACGTGGGGGCGGAATGGGGGGCGGCAACGACGAGCGCGAGCAGACCCTCAACCAGCTCCTGGTTGAGCTCGACGGCTTCGAGAAAGATACCAGCATCATCATTATGGCCGCCACCAACCGCCCCGACGTGCTCGACCCCGCCCTCTTGCGGCCAGGCCGCTTCGACCGTCAGGTGGCTATAGACGCCCCCGATGTGCGGGGCCGCGAACAAATCCTCAAGATTCACGCCAAGGGCAAGCCTCTGGCCGAAGACGTGGATCTGGCCCTGCTGGCCAAGCGCACCCCTGGGTTTGTGGGGGCCGATCTGGAGAACCTGCTCAACGAGGCCGCCCTGCTGGCCGCCCGCGATGGCCGCAAGAAAATCACCATGAAAGACCTGGAAGAAGCCGCCGACCGGGTGGTGATGGGCCCGGCCAAAAAGAGCATGGTGATTACCCAAAAAGACCGCGAGGTAACCGCCTACCACGAGGCCGGACACGCCCTGGCCGCGCACTTCCTCGAGCATGCCGACAATGTGCACAAGGTAACCATTGTGCCGCGGGGTCGGGCCATGGGCTTTATGATGCCCAGCCGCCAGGACACCCTGCACTGGAGCAAAAAGCGCCTGACCGACCAGATCGCCGTGGCCCTGGCGGGCCGGGTGGCCGAGGAGCTGATTTTCGACGACGTAACCACCGGTGCCGAGAACGACTTCCGTCAGGCCACCGACCTGGCCCGGCGCATGATTACCGAGTGGGGTATGCACCCCGACTTTGGCATGGTGGCCTATCAGGTGCGCGAGGACACCTACCTGGGCGGCTACGACACCCGGCAGTACTCCGAAGACACCGCCCGGCGCATTGACGAGGCCGTGCAAAAACTACTGCAAGAGCAGCACGACCGGATACTGCACCTGCTCACCGAGAAAAGAGAGGTGCTCGAGCGGGTGGCGCGGGTGCTGCTCGAGCGCGAGACCCTGAATGCCGAGGAGTTTGTGCGGGTGGTGGAAGGCCAGGAGCTGGAAAGCCTCGAGGCCTCCGGCGAACCCCCCAAAGACAAAGAAGAAAAAGAGCCCCCGCGGGTTGTGCCCAAGATCAAGCCCAACCTGGGCGGGGCCTGA
- a CDS encoding MMPL family transporter, whose protein sequence is MFARLAQLVTRYPVQVILVWVALVLLAVPAARLAPQGLVANASDVKNSEAQKVIKLLAEDFALPWVDRTVLVSESSLPESDPRFRQAYNQLIARIAGLEGVVRLSRYDAPSPLQQKSADGKVTATLLDTRLEDGEAVIEALRREARAAQTPEIRFYVTGATAVTKDFLHLLEADVKRSELMALPLTGLVLLLAFGALVASGLPLMVGVVAITTGLACLYFLTQFGEVSSFALSVITMLALGAGIDYALLMVNRFREELASGRSAQAAAAITARTAGRTVASSGLVVAIAMGALLVPDLTFIRSMGVGGVMSIALTVLASITLLPAILSLLGERVNSPRRWSFRATSSGQASPFWGRWAGKVTRHPWMWSFGVAGLLLALAWPMTQMKLGYTGAFGLGPNVESRKGLELIRQLELGGALDAFEVLLDLGQEGFTPENRARWRDLEARISAWPEVRLVISPFLAGRQEAQGGFAELVGLSSQYISHNRRYLRLTVIPRDAVRAPDIPDWYARLKQEARSAGFQQVLLGGAPVGSMEFTQALVGAMPAAIGTVFVATFVLLAAAFRSLVIPIKSILMNTLTVGAAYGLITLIFQEGWGAGLVGAPTDVGGIDSSLPIVLFAVIFGLSMDYEIFLLSRVQEAHLAGMDTPQAVRYALERTAGVITSAALIMIIAFSAFVFGQVVANKTIGLGLAFAVLLDATLVRLVLVPAVLVLAGRWNWWLPEPLRRVMPKVSLEP, encoded by the coding sequence ATGTTTGCCCGTCTTGCTCAACTGGTTACCCGCTACCCTGTTCAGGTCATTCTGGTATGGGTTGCGCTGGTGCTGCTGGCCGTACCTGCGGCCCGCCTGGCCCCGCAAGGTCTGGTGGCCAATGCCAGCGATGTGAAAAACAGCGAAGCCCAGAAGGTGATAAAGCTTCTGGCCGAGGACTTTGCTCTACCTTGGGTTGACCGCACGGTGCTGGTAAGCGAATCCAGCCTGCCCGAAAGCGATCCCCGTTTTCGCCAGGCGTACAACCAATTAATTGCCAGGATAGCGGGGCTCGAGGGTGTAGTCCGCTTGAGCCGCTACGACGCACCCAGCCCTTTGCAGCAAAAAAGCGCCGACGGCAAAGTGACCGCAACCCTTCTGGATACCCGTCTGGAAGACGGAGAGGCCGTGATTGAGGCCCTGCGGCGCGAGGCCCGTGCAGCCCAGACCCCCGAAATTCGCTTTTATGTGACGGGGGCTACCGCCGTTACCAAAGACTTTTTGCATTTGCTGGAAGCCGATGTCAAGCGCAGCGAACTAATGGCCCTTCCCCTGACCGGGCTGGTCTTGCTGCTGGCCTTTGGGGCCCTGGTGGCCAGCGGGCTACCCCTGATGGTGGGGGTGGTGGCCATCACCACGGGTTTGGCCTGCCTGTATTTTCTGACGCAGTTTGGCGAGGTCAGCAGTTTTGCTCTTTCGGTGATTACCATGCTGGCCCTGGGGGCGGGAATCGACTACGCCCTTTTGATGGTCAACCGCTTTCGCGAGGAGCTGGCTTCTGGCCGTTCGGCGCAGGCTGCAGCAGCCATCACCGCCCGAACCGCCGGGCGGACGGTGGCCTCGAGCGGGCTGGTGGTGGCCATTGCCATGGGGGCCCTGCTGGTGCCCGACCTGACCTTTATTCGTTCGATGGGGGTGGGTGGGGTAATGTCCATTGCCCTGACGGTGCTGGCCTCGATTACCCTGCTTCCGGCCATCCTTTCGTTGCTGGGCGAACGGGTTAACTCACCGCGCCGCTGGTCTTTCCGGGCTACCAGCAGCGGCCAGGCCAGCCCCTTCTGGGGCCGCTGGGCCGGGAAGGTGACGCGGCACCCCTGGATGTGGTCGTTTGGGGTGGCCGGGCTGCTTTTGGCGCTGGCCTGGCCGATGACCCAGATGAAGCTGGGCTATACCGGTGCTTTTGGGCTGGGGCCTAATGTGGAGTCGCGCAAGGGCCTCGAGCTCATCCGGCAGCTCGAGCTGGGCGGGGCCTTGGATGCTTTCGAGGTGCTGCTCGACCTGGGCCAGGAGGGTTTCACCCCGGAAAACCGGGCCCGCTGGCGCGACCTCGAGGCCCGCATCTCAGCCTGGCCCGAGGTGCGGCTGGTGATCTCACCCTTTCTGGCTGGGCGGCAAGAGGCCCAGGGCGGATTTGCCGAGCTGGTGGGCCTATCCAGCCAGTACATCAGCCACAACCGCCGCTACCTGCGCCTGACTGTTATCCCCCGGGACGCTGTTCGTGCGCCCGATATCCCCGACTGGTACGCAAGGCTCAAACAGGAAGCCAGAAGCGCCGGCTTCCAGCAAGTGCTGCTGGGGGGTGCGCCGGTGGGTTCGATGGAGTTTACCCAGGCCCTGGTGGGGGCCATGCCTGCGGCCATCGGGACGGTTTTTGTGGCGACCTTTGTCCTGCTGGCGGCTGCTTTCCGCAGCCTGGTGATTCCCATCAAGTCCATCCTGATGAACACCCTCACGGTGGGGGCGGCCTACGGCCTGATTACCCTTATCTTCCAGGAGGGCTGGGGGGCTGGGCTGGTGGGGGCCCCGACCGATGTGGGGGGCATAGATAGCTCGCTGCCCATTGTGCTTTTTGCAGTGATCTTCGGCCTCTCGATGGACTACGAAATCTTTCTGCTTTCCCGCGTGCAGGAGGCCCACCTGGCCGGCATGGACACCCCTCAGGCTGTGCGCTATGCCCTGGAGCGCACCGCGGGGGTGATTACCAGCGCGGCCCTGATCATGATTATTGCGTTCTCGGCTTTTGTTTTTGGGCAGGTGGTGGCCAACAAGACCATTGGCCTGGGCCTGGCTTTTGCGGTCTTGCTCGACGCCACCCTGGTACGTCTGGTGCTGGTGCCGGCGGTGCTGGTGCTGGCAGGGCGGTGGAACTGGTGGCTGCCCGAACCCCTGCGGCGGGTCATGCCAAAAGTGAGCCTCGAGCCCTGA